ATGTTGGGGTCGATCTTGAGTGCGACGAGTCCGCCGATCATCGAGCCCTTACCCCGGCCTGCCTTGCGAGACGCCCAGGTCGCCAGCTCTGCCGCGCGCAGTGCCACGCGGCCCCGTGCGCCGATACGCCTGCGCTCACCCACTTCAACCATCCGCCGAGTCTGGCACAGAAGAGCGTGCAGTTTCACGTCGGCGGTTGCTACCCCTCGGTCATTCCGCAGGCTCCACTCCCGCCCCCCCTTGGTCGTTCCGCAGGCTCCGCTCCCCGCCCCTCACACCGGCGCTTTCTCCCGTACTTCGGCGGGCCGGCGGACGACCATACCGCCGAGGCAGCCGCCGATCACGACGACGCCACCGATCAACGCCAGCACGGACGGGTTCTCGCCGAGGAAGATCCAGGCACCGGCGATGCCCACCACGGGAACCAGGAGTGAGAACGGTGCGACCAGGCCGGCGGGGTTGCGACTCATCAGAATGCTCCAGAGGCCGCTACCGATGATGGTGGCCGGAATCACGATGTACGCCAACGCCACCAGACCGGGCCAGCCCTGCGGGCCGAACGACTCGGCGAGGGCGTGCCAGCCGATGCTCGGACCCTCGACGATCGCCGAGAGCGCCAACATCGGTACCGGCGGGACGACGGTCATCCACAGCATCAGCGTCATCGGGGAATCGGACTTGGCGAGTCGGTTTCCCAGGTTGCCGAACGCCCAGCCGAGGCCGGCGAGCAGGGTGAGGATCACCGGCAGCAGGGTGGCGTTCTGGGCGCGGTCCCACCCGATCAGCACCATGCCGACCACGGCGATCGCAATGCCGATGGCCTGTCGGCGGGTGACGTGTTCGCGCAGCAGAACCGCGCCGAGAACGACGGTGAAGGGTGCGGACGACTGCAGCACGAGCGACGCCAATCCGGTGGGCATGCCAGCCGCCATCGCTGCGAACAGGAAGGCGAACTGAAGAAATCCGAATCCGAATCCGTACAGCAGCAACCACTTCAGTGGGACGTTCGGGCGTGGGACGAACAACACGACGGGGATTGCGATGACCAGGAACCGCAGCGCGGCGAAGAAGAAGGGTGGAAAGTGATCGAGCCCGACGCGGATGGCGAGGAAGTTCAGCCCCCACAGCACGGCGACGGTCAATCCGAGCAGGCGGTCGCGAGTGGTCATGCCGTCAATCGTGACGGGAGCAAATGATGAGCACAATCGAATATATCCGCATCAACAGTTAAGATTTTCTGTATGAACGTGGAGCGGCTTCGGATCCTGGCGGAACTCGCCGACCGGGGAACCGTGGCCGCCGTCGCCGAGGCCCTGTCGATGACGCCGTCGGCGGTGTCTCAACAGCTCAAGTTGCTGGCTCGCGAGGCCGGCGTGACACTGCTCGAACCCGATGGGCGTCGGCTGCGCCTCACCGACGCCGGCCGCGCGTTGGTGCTGCGAACCGACGATGTGCTCGCGGCCCTCGCCCGCGCCACGGCAGAGATGGATCGATACCGAGCGTCACCGCAGGGGCGCGTCCGTGTAGCACTGTTCCCGTCCGGTGCCGCGCTGCTACTGCCCGGAGTGCTGACCCGTCTCGCGGGCTCGGACGTCGACATCGATGCGCGCGACGAGGACCTGCCGGCATCCTCTGTGCCCGAACTACTTGCCGATTACGACGTGGTACTCACTCACCGGGACGATCGGGCTCCGTCGACGGCAGGCCCGCGCATCGAAGTGACGACCCTCATGCGCGAACCCATCGATCTGGTGTTGCCTCCCGACCATGCACTGGCACAGCACAAAACGGTGGACCTGAGAGAGCTGACCGACGAGCGGTGGATCAGCGTCCGCGGCGGATTCCCTGTGGACGACGTGCTGCTCTCCGTTGCCGCCGTCACCGGTGTAGCGCCACGAGTAGCGCAGCGTATCAATGACTTTCGAGTGACCGAGACCCTCGTGGCCGCCGGGCACGGAGTGGCGCTGATGCCGCGCTATGCCGTCGTTCATCCGGGCCTGGTGCGGCGAGAACTGTCCGGGGTGCGGGCCGGCCGCATCTACGAACTCGCCACGAGGCCCGGTGCGCGTCGACTACCGGCGATCGCCGCTGTGCTCGACGCATTCCGAGCGGAAGCCGAGTTCAGGACAGCGCTTTGGCCTTCAACGTCCTGAACTCGTCCTGATCGATGGTTCCGTTGTCCAGCAATGCCTTTGCGTGCGCGATCTCTTCGGATGCGGATCGACCGGCGACGTGTTTGATGTAGTCCGCCTGCTGATCCTTCGCGTGCTGCAGGGCAGCGACCTGACGCTTGGCCATGCTGCTGCCGTTCACGATGAGGTACACCAGCGCGGTGAGGAACGGCGCAACGATGAGGAAGAACACCCACACGGCCTTGAGAACCCCGGATGTCTTGTGATCACGGAAAAGGTCTCCGATGATCGAGAACATCACCATCAGATAGGCCACGAAGGCGAATCCGACGACGAGAAGCCAAAGAAAATCCCAGAAAGAGTCCATGGCGAACTTCCATTCCGTTGTGTGCCCCGACGGCAGAACGATTCTCCCACGCGGCGCACCGGCTATGACGTCGGTTGAGAGCTTTCTCTTTGTCGAGCATTGAGTTAGCGTGGGTAACAATCCTGATCGACGAGAACCAGGGGAGGCGTGATGAAACTACTCGTGGCCAGTGGCGTGTACACCGTGTTGATGTTCGCCGTTTTCGTTCTTCTCGACAGCGGGTCCGTCTGGAAGTCCCTGCTGCAGGCGGTCGTTGCGGGAGCGGTGTTCACTCTGCTGACGCGGCTGTACCTGCGCTATGTCTCCCCCCCCCGCAAGATCGACCGGATAGCTCACGGTGCGTGCGAGAAGCCGCCCGTTCGGCGCTTGATGGTCTGAGCCGTTGGTTCGTCGGGTTCAGGCCGCTTCGTCGTTGTGATCGATGAGTTGGCTATTCCGCTCACCATCACCACAGCGTCGTGTGAAGCGCACGCGATCGCGGACTCGAAGAAGCCATTCGTCTTTCCGATCTACCTTGCCTTCGGCGACGAAAAGCCGGTGTACGCGCGGATCCCGGTGCCCACCGAAACGCAGAAGCAATTGGTCGCGTATCAGGGCGCAGCCTGCATGCGCTAGCTGTTCTTCCCGGTCGACGACCTGCTCCCGGTGGCCGACGCACCGGGCAGCGAACCGTGAAGTTCCTGGTGGCGGCAGGGCGTCCGGCACACGACAAAGCCGCCCATTCATGATGAATGGGCGGCTTCTCGGTGTTGCACGTCAGCGCAGTGCGCGGTTCACAGCCGAGACCACGGCACGCAGTGATGCGGTGGTGATCGATGTCGCGATTCCGACGCCCCAGACGGTGGTGGCGACGCCCGCAGGCGAGGTGACCGAGGCTTCGACGTAGGCCGCAGCCTGAGCGTCGTCACCCGCGGACATGGCGTGCTCGGAGTAGTCCAGCACGCTGACGTCGTATCCGATGGTGGACAGCGCGTCGACGAAGGAGGCGAGAGGTCCGTTGCCGGAGCCGGAGATCTCCTGCTCGACGCCGTCCACCTTGACCGTCGCGGTGATCGTGTCGGTGCCGCCGTCGTGCTCGGCCGCGACGACCGACTGCTTGATGCGCTCGAGCGGACGGATCGGCGTCAGGTACTCCTCGGCGAAGACGTCCCACATCTCCTTCGGCGAGACCTCGCCGCCCTCACCGTCGGTGATGCTCTGCACGGCCTGGGAGAACTCGATCTGCAGACGACGCGGCAGGTTCAGTCCGTGATCGGACTTCATGATGTACGCGACGCCACCCTTGCCGGACTGCGAGTTGACGCGAATGACGGCCTCGTAGGTGCGGCCGACGTCCTTGGGGTCGACGGGCAGGTACGGAACCTGCCACGTGACGTCGCCGATGTCCGAACCCTGCTCGTCCGCAGTGACTTTCATCGCGTCGAGGCCCTTGTTGATGGCGTCCTGATGGCTGCCCGAGAACGCGGTGTAGACCAGATCGCCGCCGTAGGGGTGGCGCTCGGCAACGGGAAGTTGGTTGCAGTACTCCACGGTTCGGCGGACTTCGTCGATGTTGGAGAAGTCGATCTGCGGATCGACGCCGCGGGTGAACAGGTTCAGACCCAGCGTGACGAGGCAGACGTTGCCGGTGCGCTCGCCGTTTCCGAACAGGCATCCCTCGATGCGGTCTGCGCCGGCCTGGTAACCGAGTTCGGCTGCAGCAACACCGGTTCCGCGGTCGTTGTGCGGATGCAGCGACAGTACGATGCTGTCGCGGCGGTCGAGGTTGCGGCTCATCCACTCGATCGAGTCGGCGTAGACGTTCGGTGTCGCCATCTCGACCGTGGCGGGCAGGTTCAGGATCAACGGCTTGTCGGGCGTGGGATCGATGATCGCGGTGACCGCGTCGCACACCTCTTTGGCGTAGGAAAGTTCTGTGCCGGTGTAGGACTCGGGGGAGTACTCGTAGCGCCAATCGGTATCGGGGAACTTGGCAGCTTCCTCGAGAACCTTGCGGGCACCGTCGGTGGCGATCTTCTTGATCACATCACGATCGGCGCGGAACACCACTCGGCGCTGCAGGATCGAGGTGGAATTGTAGAAGTGCACGATGACGCTTCGGGCACCCTCGCAGGCGACGAAGGTGCGCTCGATCAGCTCGGGACGGCACTGCGTCAGAACCTGGATCGTGACGTCGTCGGGGATCGCGCCGTCCTCGATGATCTCGCGGACGAAGTCGAAGTCCGTCTGGCTGGCCGACGGGAAGCCGACCTCGATCTGCTTGTAGCCCATCCGAACCAGCAGATCGAACATGCGGCGCTTGCGGGCCGGGCTCATCGGGTCGATCAGAGCCTGGTTGCCGTCGCGCAGATCCACCGCACACCACTGCGGCGTCCGGTCGATGATCTTGTCCGGCCACGTGCGGTCGGGGAGGGTGATGGCTTCCACTTCCTCGGCGAACGGCCGATAACGGAACGTGGGCATCGAGGAGTTCTTCTGGGTGTTCCAGGCGGGCTGGTCGCTGGGCGCGGGCCGCGAGGGCGGGGTGATGGTGCGAGATCCCGAGGTGAATGCGTCGGCTGGTGACATGGTCTTCGTCTCTCCGTACAGATCAAAACAATGTGTTCGACCGGCGCAACGAACCCCGCGACGGGAAGCCAGTCTGGTCTCAGACCCCGTCGCGGCTGTTAAGAAGGAGAGCTCGCAGCATGGGGTGAGTGTACTACCGCAGACCGACCGCCTACCCCAGGGTTCAGGAGTCGACTTTTTCGGCGACGGTGTCGTGCCTGCGCTGCCACTGCTCGATGTCGTTCAGTCGTCCGACATCGGCCGCGGTCCAACACCGTGCGAGCAGTTCGTATCCGAGGTGATCGACCTCTGCGTGTCGGGTCCACACGCGATGCGCCCAGCGGCGATCGTTGTGCGCCGCTTCGGCTCCCGCGAGGGCCGCGCCGACCAGCTCGAACTGCACGTCCCGTCGAAGCGTCAGAGTGGCTGCCGCCGTGACCTTCTCGGTTCGCAGAGTCGTCAGCAATCGGGCGGTCAGGTCCAGAACCCGCCGATCGGACCACAGCAGTGCGCGTCGAAACGCGCCCGGCAACAACAACCACAGCGCCGCGAACGCGAGGGCAACCCCCACCGCGGTTTCGACCACCCGATCCACCACGATGCCGCCGAGCGGAGCACCCGGATGCGAGATGGTGCCCATCAACAACGCGAGCGGGGTGATGAACGTGACGGCGAGGCCGTAGTTGCGCGCCACGCTGATCTCGATGGCGAACTGCAGCACCATAAGCACCACGATCACCGCGAGACCGGTCAGCGGCGAGAGATAGATTGCCGAGAACAACACCACTCCGGCCAGAGTGCCGCCGAGTCGCTGCATGCCGCGGTATGTCCCGTGGACGCGATCCGGCCCCTGTTGGAGCACCAGGACTGCGCCGAGGATTGCCCAATCCGGCCTGCTCAGACCCAGCGCCACACTGATCCCGCCCGCAGCTGCCGCCGCGCAGAACACCCGGATCGCCGTGGACGCCGCGTGTGAATCTCGATGCAGCGAGCGCTTCAACCGATAGCCGATGCTCGGACGTGCGAGCGGCAGCTGATCTCGTGCCGATTCCACCTCGTTCTCCGGGTCCGGCGCGGTGCCGGCGCGCGCCGACGTCGCAGCCGCAAACGCGAGATGGGCGTCGAACAGCGTCTGTACCAGCGCGGGGCGGGAGGTCGCGCGCGCCGATCCGGCCTCGTACACCGCGGCCCAGGCCGCGTGCAGACGCGAGGCGGCAGTGTGCCGATCGGCGACGGCGGCCGCCGGCGCGCTCGTGTATTTCTCGATCGCGGCCACCGCCGCACCGACCGCCGCCCGTTCGGGTCCTCTCGGATCCCGCACCACCCCGGACATCGCGACGACCAGCGCCGACGCGACGCCAATAGCCGCACAGACGGCGCCGCGGGTCGCGCTGATGTCGGCGGCAGGGAGGTACGACGCCACCGCGCACACCAGCACGAAGAAGAAGGCTCCCGGCGGACCGAGTCGAAGCGCCGCCACGACGTAGACCGCAACGAGGGCGAGAGCCGACAGCACGGCCACCGGAATCATCCGTGCCCATCCGGTCTCGCCGAAGTGGAGGGCGAGCTGCCCGGCCGTCGCGCCGAGCCACACCGAGGCCACCAGCGCGCCGCCTGCGATCAGTACTACCCACCAGCGCGATCGATAGGGGCGACCCTCGCCGTAGATCACCGCAAAACTGCCCGAGACCACCAGTAGTGCCTCGGTGTGGAACCCGAGCAGCCACGCCACGATCGCCGGAACCCCGAACGCCAGCGCCGAACGCAGACCACCCGGCCAGCGACGGCCGACAGCGGGCAGCCCGAAGAGCACCCGCAGACCTCGGGCCGGCGGTGGTGGGAGATGTTCTGGAACGGTCACTCGAACATGTTAGGACAGGCGAAGCCGCAGGCAGACCACCCTGAAATCCCAGCTCGGAGCTACCCGGACCACTGTTCGGGACGCTCGCTCGGTAAGGTGACCCGCGGACAATCGAACGATTGTCGGCTATCCAGCGGAGGTAATACGCGTGGCTCTCATCGTCCAGAAGTACGGTGGATCGTCGGTGGGGACCGCCGAACGTATCCGACGCGTCGCTGAACGAATCGTCGAGACCAAGAAGGCGGGCAACGACGTTGTCGTCGTCGTGTCGGCGATGGGCGACACCACCGACGAACTGCTCGACCTGGCACAGCAGGTGTGCCCGGCCCCGCCTGCTCGCGAGATGGACATGCTGCTCACCTCGGGTGAACGCATCTCCAACGCGCTGGTCGCGATGGCCATCCACTCGCTCGGTGCCGAAGCGCGGTCGTTCACCGGTTCCCAGGCAGGCGTCGTCACCACCAGCGTGCACGGGAACGCCAAGATCATCGACGTCACCCCCGGCCGCGTCCGTAGCGCACTCGACGAAGGTTCGATCGTTCTGGTCGCCGGATTCCAGGGCGTCAGCCAGGACAGCAAGGACGTCACCACGCTCGGTCGTGGTGGGTCCGACACCACCGCCGTCGCGCTCGCCGCGGCCTTGAACGCCGATGTCTGCGAGATCTACACCGACGTCGACGGCATCTTCACCGCCGACCCGCGCATCGTTCCCAACGCTCAGAAGCTCGACACCGTCTCGTTCGAGGAGATGTTGGAGATGGCCGCCTGCGGCGCGAAGGTGCTCATGCTGCGTTGCGTCGAATATGCCCGTCGCTACAACGTTCCCGTACACGTGCGCTCGTCGTACACCACAAAACCCGGAACGATCGTCTCCGGATCTATGGAGGACATTCCAGTGGAAGAAGCAATTCTCACCGGCGTCGCACACGATCGCAGCGAGGCGAAGGTCACCGTCGTCGGTCTGCCCGACACACCGGGCTACGCCGCCAAGGTCTTTCGCGCCGTCGCCGACTCCGAGATCAACATCGACATGGTGTTGCAGAACGTCTCCAAGATCGACACCGGCAAGACCGACATCACCTTCACCTGCCCCAAGGCCGACGGCCCGACGGCAGTGGAGAAGCTCACCAAGCTGCAGGCCGAAATCGGCTTCGCGCAGGTGCTCTACGACGATCACATCGGCAAGGTCTCGCTCGTCGGTGCCGGCATGAAGAGCCACCCCGGCGTCACCGCGACGTTCTGTGAGGCCCTCGCCGACGCCGGTATCAACATCGATCTCATCAGCACCTCCGAGATCCGTATCTCGGTGCTGTGCAGCGACACCCAGCTCGACGAAGCGGTACGCGCGTTGCACGCCGCCTTCGATCTGGGTGGCGACGAAGAAGCCGTAGTACACGCAGGAACAGGACGATAACCATGACCACAGTTGCAGTAGTCGGAGCCACCGGCCAGGTCGGTGCCGTCATGCGAACCCTGTTGGAGGAGCGCAACTTTCCCGCCGACACCGTTCGATTCTTCGCCTCCGCGCGCTCGGCGGGGAAGAAGCTGCCGTTCCGCGGCGAAGAGATCATCGTCGAGGACGCCTCCACCGCCGACCTCACCGGCATCGACATCGCACTGTTCTCGGCCGGTGCCACGCTCTCGCGTGAGCAGGCACCGCGGTTCGCGGCAGCCGGCGCGGT
The nucleotide sequence above comes from Rhodococcoides fascians A25f. Encoded proteins:
- a CDS encoding LysR family transcriptional regulator, which gives rise to MNVERLRILAELADRGTVAAVAEALSMTPSAVSQQLKLLAREAGVTLLEPDGRRLRLTDAGRALVLRTDDVLAALARATAEMDRYRASPQGRVRVALFPSGAALLLPGVLTRLAGSDVDIDARDEDLPASSVPELLADYDVVLTHRDDRAPSTAGPRIEVTTLMREPIDLVLPPDHALAQHKTVDLRELTDERWISVRGGFPVDDVLLSVAAVTGVAPRVAQRINDFRVTETLVAAGHGVALMPRYAVVHPGLVRRELSGVRAGRIYELATRPGARRLPAIAAVLDAFRAEAEFRTALWPSTS
- a CDS encoding FUSC family protein — protein: MTVPEHLPPPPARGLRVLFGLPAVGRRWPGGLRSALAFGVPAIVAWLLGFHTEALLVVSGSFAVIYGEGRPYRSRWWVVLIAGGALVASVWLGATAGQLALHFGETGWARMIPVAVLSALALVAVYVVAALRLGPPGAFFFVLVCAVASYLPAADISATRGAVCAAIGVASALVVAMSGVVRDPRGPERAAVGAAVAAIEKYTSAPAAAVADRHTAASRLHAAWAAVYEAGSARATSRPALVQTLFDAHLAFAAATSARAGTAPDPENEVESARDQLPLARPSIGYRLKRSLHRDSHAASTAIRVFCAAAAAGGISVALGLSRPDWAILGAVLVLQQGPDRVHGTYRGMQRLGGTLAGVVLFSAIYLSPLTGLAVIVVLMVLQFAIEISVARNYGLAVTFITPLALLMGTISHPGAPLGGIVVDRVVETAVGVALAFAALWLLLPGAFRRALLWSDRRVLDLTARLLTTLRTEKVTAAATLTLRRDVQFELVGAALAGAEAAHNDRRWAHRVWTRHAEVDHLGYELLARCWTAADVGRLNDIEQWQRRHDTVAEKVDS
- a CDS encoding SHOCT domain-containing protein, translated to MDSFWDFLWLLVVGFAFVAYLMVMFSIIGDLFRDHKTSGVLKAVWVFFLIVAPFLTALVYLIVNGSSMAKRQVAALQHAKDQQADYIKHVAGRSASEEIAHAKALLDNGTIDQDEFRTLKAKALS
- the leuA gene encoding 2-isopropylmalate synthase → MSPADAFTSGSRTITPPSRPAPSDQPAWNTQKNSSMPTFRYRPFAEEVEAITLPDRTWPDKIIDRTPQWCAVDLRDGNQALIDPMSPARKRRMFDLLVRMGYKQIEVGFPSASQTDFDFVREIIEDGAIPDDVTIQVLTQCRPELIERTFVACEGARSVIVHFYNSTSILQRRVVFRADRDVIKKIATDGARKVLEEAAKFPDTDWRYEYSPESYTGTELSYAKEVCDAVTAIIDPTPDKPLILNLPATVEMATPNVYADSIEWMSRNLDRRDSIVLSLHPHNDRGTGVAAAELGYQAGADRIEGCLFGNGERTGNVCLVTLGLNLFTRGVDPQIDFSNIDEVRRTVEYCNQLPVAERHPYGGDLVYTAFSGSHQDAINKGLDAMKVTADEQGSDIGDVTWQVPYLPVDPKDVGRTYEAVIRVNSQSGKGGVAYIMKSDHGLNLPRRLQIEFSQAVQSITDGEGGEVSPKEMWDVFAEEYLTPIRPLERIKQSVVAAEHDGGTDTITATVKVDGVEQEISGSGNGPLASFVDALSTIGYDVSVLDYSEHAMSAGDDAQAAAYVEASVTSPAGVATTVWGVGIATSITTASLRAVVSAVNRALR
- a CDS encoding EamA family transporter, with amino-acid sequence MTTRDRLLGLTVAVLWGLNFLAIRVGLDHFPPFFFAALRFLVIAIPVVLFVPRPNVPLKWLLLYGFGFGFLQFAFLFAAMAAGMPTGLASLVLQSSAPFTVVLGAVLLREHVTRRQAIGIAIAVVGMVLIGWDRAQNATLLPVILTLLAGLGWAFGNLGNRLAKSDSPMTLMLWMTVVPPVPMLALSAIVEGPSIGWHALAESFGPQGWPGLVALAYIVIPATIIGSGLWSILMSRNPAGLVAPFSLLVPVVGIAGAWIFLGENPSVLALIGGVVVIGGCLGGMVVRRPAEVREKAPV
- a CDS encoding aspartate kinase, which translates into the protein MALIVQKYGGSSVGTAERIRRVAERIVETKKAGNDVVVVVSAMGDTTDELLDLAQQVCPAPPAREMDMLLTSGERISNALVAMAIHSLGAEARSFTGSQAGVVTTSVHGNAKIIDVTPGRVRSALDEGSIVLVAGFQGVSQDSKDVTTLGRGGSDTTAVALAAALNADVCEIYTDVDGIFTADPRIVPNAQKLDTVSFEEMLEMAACGAKVLMLRCVEYARRYNVPVHVRSSYTTKPGTIVSGSMEDIPVEEAILTGVAHDRSEAKVTVVGLPDTPGYAAKVFRAVADSEINIDMVLQNVSKIDTGKTDITFTCPKADGPTAVEKLTKLQAEIGFAQVLYDDHIGKVSLVGAGMKSHPGVTATFCEALADAGINIDLISTSEIRISVLCSDTQLDEAVRALHAAFDLGGDEEAVVHAGTGR